CCACATCTTCGGCCCGATGGCCAAGACCTATGCCTATGCCATCATCGGCGGCCTGATCGCCACATTCACCGTGGCCCCGGCGCTTTCGGCAATGCTGCTGCCCGACAAGCTGAGCGAAGTGGAAACGTGGATCGTTACCAAGATGCGTGGCGTCTATGGCCCGGCGGCGGCCTTCGCGATGAAAAACCGCCTGTTCACGATCGGCGGGGCCTGTCTGCTGCTGGTAGGCGCGCTGATCGGAGTGCGCTCGCTCGGCATCGAGTTCCTGCCGCACCTTGAAGAAGGCAACATGTACATCCGCGCGTCGCTGCCGGCCTCGATCTCGCTGGAAGCGGGCGAAAAGACCGCGCAGTCGATCCGGCGCGACATGCTGAAGTATCCGGAAGTCACCGCCGTCCTCTCGGCCCACGGCCGCCCGGACGATGGCACCGACGCCACCGGCTTCTTCAACGTCGAATACTTCGTCCCGCTCAAGCCGTTCGATGAATGGCCATCGGGCATGGACAAGGAAAAGCTGATCAAGGAACTCTCGCAGAAGTTCCAGGAGAAGTACCCCGGCGTCGACTTCTCGTTCTCGCAGATCATCGAGGACAACGTGGAGGAAGCGGCCTCGGGCGTGAAGGGCGCGAACTCGGTCAAGCTGTTCGGCCCCGATCTGGAAACGCTGGAAAAGCTGGCCAGCCAGATCAAGGACCAGATGCAGAAAGTGCGTGGGATCACCGACCTTGGCATCTTCCAGTCGCTGGGCCAGCCGACCGTGCGCATCGACATCGATCGCGAAAAGGCCGCCCGCTATGGCCTGACGCCTGACGACATCAACCAGACCGTCGCCGCCGCCATCGGGGGCACCTCGCCCGGCGATATCTACGAACCGCACACCGACCGCCACTTCCCGATCGTGGTGCGCCTGAAGCCCGAACAGCGCGACAGCATCGAGGCGGTCAAGCGCATCACCGTGGGCGCGACCTCGCCCGATGGCACACCGATCCAGGTGCCGCTGTCGGAACTCGCCGAGATCAAGCTGACGACCGGCGCCTCGTTCATCTATCGCGAGCACCAGTCCCGCTACATCCCGATCAAGTTCTCGGTCCGCGACCGCGACCTTGGCAGCGCCGTGGCCGAAGCGCAGGCGAACATCGCCAAGCACGTGGTGCTGCCGCCGGGCTACTCGCTGGAATGGGCGGGCGAACTCGCCAACCTGCAGAACGCCATAGCGCGGCTGGAGATCGTGGTGCCGATCAGCCTCGTCATCATCATCGGCCTGCTCTACGCCAACTTCGGCTCGCTGCGGGATACCTTCCTGGCGTTCAGCGTCATCCCGATGGCGATCATCGGCGGCGTGCTGGGCCTGCTGCTGACGGGGACGGCGTTCAGCATCTCCGCCGCGATCGGCTTCGTCGCCCTGTTCGGCATATCGGTGATGGACGGCATCCTTGTGGTGACGAACTTCAACCAGGCGATAGACGAAGGGGCGGACCGTGCCTCGGCACTCAAGACCGCGATGACCAATTCGCTGCGGCCGGTGGTGATGACCTGCCTCGTCGCCGCGATCGGCCTGCTGCCGGCGGCGCTCTCGACCGGCATCGGCAGCCAGGTGCAGAAGCCGCTCGCGCTCGTCGTGGTCGGGGGGATGACGCTCGCGCCCGTGCTGATCCTGCTAGTCCTGCCGCTGCTGATCGACCGTTTCTCCAGCCGCCTGCAGCCCAATTGGGCAAAAAAGGCCGAAGGACAAGGCGACGAAGGCGAGGAAGGAACGGAGGTGCCGGCATGACGCGTCCCCTGATGAACGTCGCGCTCAAGGTGGCGCTGCTGCTCGCGACGGCCACGCCCACGCTGGCCGCTCCGGTCAAGGTCGATCTGCCGCAACCGCCCACACCGGCGGGCAACGCGCCCGCCAGCGTGCTGGACACGCCGATCGCGCCCCAGGCCGGCACCGCCCAGGCGGTCCATCCGGGCGCGGCGGTGGAAGGCGAATGGTGGAAGGCGTTTGGCAGCCCCGCTCTCGACGGCCTCGTCGCGCAGGCGCTTGCCGCCAACAACGATATCCAGGTCGCGCAGGCCACGCTCAAGCAGGCAAGCGAACTGACCCGCGTGGCGCGGGGCGGCCTGTTCCCGCAGATCGACGCGGGCTATCAGGCCTCGCGCCAGCGCGTTGGCAACGTGCTGTCGTCACCCCTGCCGACGCAAACGCCCTCGCTGTTCACGCTGCACACCGCGCAGGTCAACCTGACCTACACGCTCGACCTGTTCGGAGAGACGCGCTCGCGCATCCGCTCCGCGCAGGCGGCCACGCGCGCGCAGCAGGCGCGGCTGGCGGGCGTGAAGACCATGGTCGCGGGCAACACCGCGCTGGCGGTAATCCAGAACGCCGCGCTGGAAGCGCAGGCGGACGCCGCCCGCAGCGCCGTTACCAGCAACCGCGACATCCTGAACCTGCTGCGCCAGCGGCAGGCGCTGGGCGCGGTCGGCGCGGCCGACGTGGCGGCGCAGGAAGCGGCGCTGGCGGCGGCCGAAGGCGCGCTGCCTCCGCTGGACCGCGCGCTCTCCGCCAACCGCAGCGCCTTGCAGGTGCTGCTCGGCGTCGCGCCGGGTTTCCCCCTGCCCGCCCTGCCCTCGCTCGATGCGCTGGCACTGCCGGCAGACCTCCCGCTCAGCCTGCCGTCCGATCTCGTCGCCACCCGGCCCGATGTGGTCGCCGCAGCGGCGACGATGGAAGGCGCGGCGGCAGACGTGAAGACCGCCATCGCCGCGCGCCTGCCTTCGATCACGCTGGGCGCGAACGCCGGCGGCGCGGCGCTGGACTTCGCCAGCATGTTTGCCAGCGGCAACCCGTTCTGGGCGCTGATCGGCTCGATCGGGGCGCCGCTGTTCCACGGCGGCTCACTGCGCCACCAGCAGCACGCGGCGGAAGACGCGCTGGAAGCGGCCAAGGCCAATTACCGCGCCACCGCGCTCCAGTCCTTCGCCGATGTCTCGAACGCGCTCACCGCGCTCCAGACCGATGGCGCGGCGCTGGATGCGGCGGACCGGGGAGACCGCTCGGCCAGCACCAGCCTGGGCTTCGCCACGCGCCAGTTGCAGCTCGGTGCGGTCGGCACGCTGTCGGTGCTCAACGCGTCGGCCACGCAGGCGGCGGCGCGCCAGCAGCTCATCACCGCGCGCGCCGCGCGGCTGACCGACACGGTGGGCCTGTTCATGGCGCTGGGCGGCGGGCAGATCCCACCGGTGAAGGTGGCGAGCCAGCCCTGACTCCATAGCGGAGAAGCAGGCTTCCTAACGAAAAAGGCCGGGGAGATTCCCCGGCCTTTGTTCTTGTCCGCGCGAAGGGAAACGATCAGCCGGCCGGCAGCAGATGCCGTTCGCCGGCGATCCGCTGCATCGCCTTTTGCAGCTTCTCGAACGCCCGCACCTCGATCTGGCGCACGCGCTCGCGGCTGACGTTATAGACCTGGCTCAGTTCCTCGAGCGTCTTCGGCTCGTCGATCAGGCGGCGGTCCGTCAGGATGTGGCGTTCGCGGTCGTTGAGGCTGTCCATCGCTTCCACCAGCATTTCGTGGCGGAACTGGGCTTCCTCGGCATCGGCCACCGTCTCGTCCTGCAACGGGCGGTCATCGGTCAGCCAGTCCTGCCAGCTGCCCTCGCCATCCTCGCGCATGGGGACGTTGAGGCTGGCGTCGCCACCCATCATCATCCGGCGGTTCATGTTGACCACTTCCTGCTCGGGCACGCCGAGATCGGTCGCGATCTTGCGCACGTCGTCAGGATGGAGGTCCGAATCCTCGAACGCCTCGAGGTTCTTCTTCATCCGGCGCAGGTTGAAGAACAGCTTCTTCTGCGCGGCGGTGGTGCCGATCTTCACGAGGCTCCACGAGCGCAGAATGAATTCCTGCATCGACGCTTTGATCCACCACATCGCATAGGTGGCCAGGCGGAAGCCGCGATCCGGCTCGAACTTCTTGACGCCCTGCATCAGGCCGATGTTGCCTTCGGAAATCAGTTCCGAAACCGGCAGGCCATAACCGCGATAGCCCATCGCGATCTTGGCCACGAGCCGGAGGTGGCTGGTGACGAGCTGGGCGGCGGCCTGCGGATCCTGGTGTTCCTGATAGCGCTTCGCGAGCATGTATTCCTGCTCGGCGGTCAGCACCGGGAACTTGCGGATTTCCGCCAGATAGCGGTTGAGGCTGGCTTCCCCGTTCAACGAGGGGACGGACAGCGCGTTCTTCTGTTCACTCACCTGAACACTTCCTTTCTTCGCGTCGGAACCCCAGTGCCTGAACCCCTAATGGGCGTTCGGCGGCGGGACCACACATGGAATCTTCGCGGGTTGATATCTATTATACCAGTGGATGCTAATGCTAGAGATTGGACATAGCCACGGCATTCTGCCCCTCAACGCACAATTCGACGATCAGTTCCCGCATATCGACGGGCGTCGGGCTGGCGAAGTGGAGCGGCTGGCCGCCGACCGGGTGGAGGAATCCAAGCTCGGCCGCGTGCAATGCCTGACGGCGGAAACCAAGCCGGGAAAGAAGCGGCCGAAGCCGGGAGGGCGTGCGTCCATATACAGGATCGCCTAATAGCGCATGGCCGATTGACGCAAGGTGAACGCGCACCTGGTGCGTCCGCCCCGTCTCCAGCCGGCATTCGACCAGCGCCGCCTCGTCCAGCGGCGCCAGCGTGCGGTAATGCGTCACCGCGTGCTTGCCCCGGCCTTCCTCGACCAGCGCCATCTTCTTGCGATCGTGGCTGGACCGGCCGATCGCGCCCCGGATCGTTCCGGCAGGCGGCAGCGGCTGGCCGGCAGTGACGCAGCGATAGGCGCGCGTGATCGAGTGATCGGCGAACTGCCTGGCCAGCCCTTCATGCGCGGCATCGGTCTTGGCCACGACCAGCAGGCCGGACGTGTCCTTGTCGATGCGATGGACGATCCCCGGCCGCGCCACACCGCCGATGCCCGAAAGCTGGCCCCGGCAGTGGTGCAGCAAGGCGTTGACCAGCGTACCATCGGGATTCCCCGCCGCAGGATGAACCACCAGACCGGCCGGTTTGTCGATCACGATCAGGTCCGCGTCTTCGTACACGACCGCCAGCGGAATATCCTGCGCCACCGCTTCCGCCGGCGCGGCTTCCGGCACGCGGATCGTGTAAGGCGTGCCCGCCGCGGGTTTAGAGGAAGCCTGCGTAGCAATACGCCCGCCGACCTCGATCCCGCCTTCCTCGATCAGCGCCTTTATGCGTTCGCGAGAAAGGCCGGATACGTCCGCAAGCGCCCGGTCAAGCCGCAGCCCGCCCGCTTCGAAGATGCCCGTGATGACTTCTGCGCTTCCCCCCATGCCCCGCGATATGGGAACTGTTGCAACCGCGGCAAGGGGCTTCAGGGCATCTTTGCGCCGTTGCCCCCTGTTTACGCGAGATCGACGGATTGCAGCGGCCGCTCCGGTGGCACGCGGGGCCGGAACAGG
The Novosphingobium sp. EMRT-2 genome window above contains:
- a CDS encoding efflux RND transporter permease subunit codes for the protein MVRLVRFALRQRLTIVGFFVAMLVAGGIAFYNLNIEAYPDPVPPMVELVTQSSGLSAEEMERNVTIPIEVQMSGLPHMNAIRAISLFGLSDVKIQFTYDYNYDQALQQVVNRLAQLPPLPGGVVPQISPTSPVGEIYRYRIKAPAGYSVEDLKTLQDWVLQRRFRAIPGVVDVTGWGGKERSYEVVIDHDKLVAHHANVGQVITAISHSNANVGGQTINFGAQAAIVRGIGLIQSVSQIEDVVVARDGNAPVLVKDVATIRIGNLPRNGIAGLNNDDDIVQGIVLMRRGAQSMPTIQAVKAEVEKINTTGVLPPGVQLERIYDRSDLIGVTTHTVMENLVAGVLLIFFLQWAFLGNLRSALIVAATIPFALAFAVLILTLQGESANLLSVGALDFGLVVDATVIMVENIFRHMAERSHEVEAHKDTGAHYTFASRLSAVLGASSEVSRGIFFAAAIIIASFLPLFTLTGVEGHIFGPMAKTYAYAIIGGLIATFTVAPALSAMLLPDKLSEVETWIVTKMRGVYGPAAAFAMKNRLFTIGGACLLLVGALIGVRSLGIEFLPHLEEGNMYIRASLPASISLEAGEKTAQSIRRDMLKYPEVTAVLSAHGRPDDGTDATGFFNVEYFVPLKPFDEWPSGMDKEKLIKELSQKFQEKYPGVDFSFSQIIEDNVEEAASGVKGANSVKLFGPDLETLEKLASQIKDQMQKVRGITDLGIFQSLGQPTVRIDIDREKAARYGLTPDDINQTVAAAIGGTSPGDIYEPHTDRHFPIVVRLKPEQRDSIEAVKRITVGATSPDGTPIQVPLSELAEIKLTTGASFIYREHQSRYIPIKFSVRDRDLGSAVAEAQANIAKHVVLPPGYSLEWAGELANLQNAIARLEIVVPISLVIIIGLLYANFGSLRDTFLAFSVIPMAIIGGVLGLLLTGTAFSISAAIGFVALFGISVMDGILVVTNFNQAIDEGADRASALKTAMTNSLRPVVMTCLVAAIGLLPAALSTGIGSQVQKPLALVVVGGMTLAPVLILLVLPLLIDRFSSRLQPNWAKKAEGQGDEGEEGTEVPA
- a CDS encoding efflux transporter outer membrane subunit gives rise to the protein MTRPLMNVALKVALLLATATPTLAAPVKVDLPQPPTPAGNAPASVLDTPIAPQAGTAQAVHPGAAVEGEWWKAFGSPALDGLVAQALAANNDIQVAQATLKQASELTRVARGGLFPQIDAGYQASRQRVGNVLSSPLPTQTPSLFTLHTAQVNLTYTLDLFGETRSRIRSAQAATRAQQARLAGVKTMVAGNTALAVIQNAALEAQADAARSAVTSNRDILNLLRQRQALGAVGAADVAAQEAALAAAEGALPPLDRALSANRSALQVLLGVAPGFPLPALPSLDALALPADLPLSLPSDLVATRPDVVAAAATMEGAAADVKTAIAARLPSITLGANAGGAALDFASMFASGNPFWALIGSIGAPLFHGGSLRHQQHAAEDALEAAKANYRATALQSFADVSNALTALQTDGAALDAADRGDRSASTSLGFATRQLQLGAVGTLSVLNASATQAAARQQLITARAARLTDTVGLFMALGGGQIPPVKVASQP
- the rpoH gene encoding RNA polymerase sigma factor RpoH: MSEQKNALSVPSLNGEASLNRYLAEIRKFPVLTAEQEYMLAKRYQEHQDPQAAAQLVTSHLRLVAKIAMGYRGYGLPVSELISEGNIGLMQGVKKFEPDRGFRLATYAMWWIKASMQEFILRSWSLVKIGTTAAQKKLFFNLRRMKKNLEAFEDSDLHPDDVRKIATDLGVPEQEVVNMNRRMMMGGDASLNVPMREDGEGSWQDWLTDDRPLQDETVADAEEAQFRHEMLVEAMDSLNDRERHILTDRRLIDEPKTLEELSQVYNVSRERVRQIEVRAFEKLQKAMQRIAGERHLLPAG
- a CDS encoding RluA family pseudouridine synthase → MGGSAEVITGIFEAGGLRLDRALADVSGLSRERIKALIEEGGIEVGGRIATQASSKPAAGTPYTIRVPEAAPAEAVAQDIPLAVVYEDADLIVIDKPAGLVVHPAAGNPDGTLVNALLHHCRGQLSGIGGVARPGIVHRIDKDTSGLLVVAKTDAAHEGLARQFADHSITRAYRCVTAGQPLPPAGTIRGAIGRSSHDRKKMALVEEGRGKHAVTHYRTLAPLDEAALVECRLETGRTHQVRVHLASIGHALLGDPVYGRTPSRLRPLLSRLGFRRQALHAAELGFLHPVGGQPLHFASPTPVDMRELIVELCVEGQNAVAMSNL